A region from the Serinibacter arcticus genome encodes:
- a CDS encoding carbohydrate ABC transporter permease: protein MTTLAPTSTPEPASPPGDAPGRAKRQGAASRAQRREALALVVPATLPILVFSIIPLVTGIYLGFTNSTLKRNPTNDFTGLENYQRLIGDTFFWESFRIGLIWAASVAVLTLLAALGLALLLNADLRLKGVTRVLALIPWAMPPVVVAIVWRLIYSPTAGPLNAGLGFFGIEGVNWLGDFSTALPAVIVVAVWSGIPQSTVLLLAGLQQVPTEQHEAAAVDGASALRRFWHITLPALRPVIFAITSLDFIWSFNSFGLVYVLTEGGPGGRTMLPMLFTYLEAFTNRNTGYAAAMGNVMVLAVVIVLSAYLFAQFRRGKAAQS, encoded by the coding sequence ATGACGACCCTCGCCCCCACGTCCACCCCCGAACCCGCGTCGCCGCCGGGCGACGCGCCGGGCCGCGCCAAGCGTCAGGGCGCCGCCAGCCGCGCCCAGCGCCGCGAGGCCCTGGCGCTCGTGGTCCCGGCCACGCTGCCGATCCTGGTGTTCTCGATCATCCCGCTGGTCACCGGCATCTACCTCGGCTTCACGAACTCGACGCTGAAGCGGAACCCGACGAACGACTTCACGGGTCTGGAGAACTACCAGCGCCTGATCGGGGACACGTTCTTCTGGGAGTCGTTCCGGATCGGTCTGATCTGGGCCGCGTCCGTCGCCGTCCTGACGCTGCTCGCGGCGCTCGGGCTCGCACTCCTGCTCAACGCCGACCTCCGTCTCAAGGGCGTGACCCGGGTCCTGGCGCTGATCCCGTGGGCGATGCCGCCCGTCGTCGTCGCGATCGTCTGGCGCCTCATCTACTCCCCCACCGCCGGGCCGCTCAACGCGGGTCTGGGGTTCTTCGGGATCGAGGGCGTGAACTGGCTCGGCGACTTCTCGACCGCGCTGCCCGCCGTCATCGTCGTGGCCGTCTGGAGCGGCATCCCGCAGTCGACCGTGCTCCTCCTGGCCGGCCTCCAGCAGGTGCCGACCGAGCAGCACGAGGCCGCCGCCGTCGACGGTGCCTCCGCGCTCCGCCGGTTCTGGCACATCACGCTCCCGGCGCTGCGCCCGGTGATCTTCGCTATCACCTCGCTCGACTTCATCTGGAGCTTCAACTCCTTCGGCCTCGTCTACGTCCTGACGGAGGGCGGCCCGGGCGGCAGGACCATGCTCCCGATGCTGTTCACGTACCTCGAGGCGTTCACGAACCGGAACACCGGCTACGCCGCCGCGATGGGCAACGTCATGGTGCTCGCCGTCGTGATCGTCCTGTCGGCCTACCTGTTCGCCCAGTTCCGTCGCGGGAAGGCGGCCCAGTCGTGA
- a CDS encoding carbohydrate ABC transporter permease codes for MKTRNPVVRFGQYVALAAYLIFLGFPLLWLLSTSLKSSGEINSLAVNLIPDTFAWGNYPQALERQNLIRSAGNSLFVSVVTMVITTLISMPAAYALARFQGKLRAAGTAWILISQVFPAILLIIPLFMVLRTLQLNDTMFGLILVYVTFTLPFTLWMLQGYVAAIPRDLEEAGAMDGAKRFTVLRLIVFPLLMPGLVATAMFTFVAAWNEFFLALVLIQSPELYTLPLTLRMFIGLEGQTALGPLAAGAVLATIPSLVIFGLLQKRLTSGSLAGAVKG; via the coding sequence GTGAAGACGCGCAACCCCGTCGTCCGCTTCGGCCAGTACGTCGCCCTCGCTGCCTACCTGATCTTCCTGGGCTTCCCGCTGCTGTGGCTGCTCTCGACCTCGCTCAAGTCCTCGGGCGAGATCAACTCGCTCGCGGTCAACCTCATCCCGGACACCTTCGCGTGGGGCAACTACCCGCAGGCCCTCGAGCGCCAGAACCTGATCCGCTCGGCCGGGAACTCGCTGTTCGTCTCGGTCGTGACGATGGTGATCACCACCCTGATCTCGATGCCGGCCGCCTACGCGCTCGCGCGGTTCCAGGGGAAGCTGCGGGCCGCCGGCACCGCCTGGATCCTCATCAGCCAGGTCTTCCCGGCGATCCTGCTGATCATCCCGCTGTTCATGGTGCTGCGGACGCTGCAGCTCAACGACACGATGTTCGGCCTGATCCTCGTCTACGTCACGTTCACCCTCCCCTTCACGCTGTGGATGCTGCAGGGCTACGTGGCGGCGATCCCCCGCGATCTCGAGGAGGCCGGCGCGATGGACGGCGCGAAGCGCTTCACCGTGCTCCGCCTCATCGTCTTCCCGCTGCTCATGCCCGGTCTGGTCGCGACGGCGATGTTCACCTTCGTCGCGGCGTGGAACGAGTTCTTCCTCGCCCTCGTGCTCATCCAGTCGCCCGAGCTGTACACGCTGCCGCTCACGCTGCGGATGTTCATCGGCCTCGAGGGCCAGACGGCGCTCGGGCCGCTGGCCGCCGGCGCCGTGCTCGCCACGATCCCCTCGCTCGTCATCTTCGGTCTCCTGCAGAAGCGCCTCACGAGCGGTTCGCTCGCCGGCGCCGTCAAGGGCTGA
- a CDS encoding LacI family DNA-binding transcriptional regulator — protein MVQRATLTQVAQRAGVSIASASRALNGLVASPATVEKVRRAADDLGYVPDASARALKMGSTGQLTFAVDDIGNPVYVEMMTGVQEVVAAGGYRLQVTSTGATSGPHSVLDLIRNLRRGYADGLILSPLRVTPELLAELAATPVPVVVIGRLPQHAGVDTVMTDSALGVALAVEHLHAQGRRRIAFLNGPGDTTPGAARRRGFDEAVAAHPDVVASTHEAVDFTMSAGREAAHRLLDPTGRSTTAELAASPGTPDAVVAANDLLAIGALHAAHDLGLDVPGRLAVTGVDDTSLTEIVHPSLTSVSLASRRRGQLAAELLMRRLEDPARAPQVLSVPPLLQVRGSSTTTAGIR, from the coding sequence ATGGTCCAGCGGGCAACCCTCACGCAGGTCGCGCAGCGCGCCGGCGTGTCCATCGCGTCCGCCTCGCGCGCGCTCAACGGCCTCGTCGCCAGCCCGGCCACCGTGGAGAAGGTCCGCCGCGCGGCCGACGACCTCGGCTACGTGCCCGATGCGAGCGCCCGCGCGCTGAAGATGGGCAGCACCGGCCAGCTGACCTTCGCCGTCGACGACATCGGCAACCCCGTCTACGTCGAGATGATGACGGGCGTCCAGGAGGTCGTCGCCGCGGGCGGCTACCGCCTCCAGGTCACCAGCACCGGGGCCACCAGCGGCCCCCACAGCGTGCTCGACCTCATCCGCAACCTCCGCCGCGGCTACGCGGACGGCCTCATCCTGTCCCCGCTGCGCGTCACGCCGGAGCTGCTCGCCGAGCTCGCCGCGACCCCCGTGCCCGTCGTCGTCATCGGTCGCCTGCCCCAGCACGCCGGGGTCGACACGGTGATGACCGACTCGGCGCTCGGGGTCGCGCTCGCCGTCGAGCACCTGCACGCGCAGGGCCGGCGCCGGATCGCCTTCCTCAACGGCCCGGGCGACACCACCCCGGGCGCCGCCCGTCGGCGCGGGTTCGACGAGGCCGTCGCCGCGCACCCCGACGTCGTGGCCTCCACCCACGAGGCCGTCGACTTCACGATGTCCGCGGGGCGTGAGGCCGCGCACCGCCTGCTCGACCCCACCGGCCGGAGCACGACGGCGGAGCTCGCCGCCTCCCCCGGCACTCCGGACGCCGTCGTGGCCGCCAACGACCTCCTCGCGATCGGCGCGCTGCACGCCGCCCACGACCTCGGCCTCGACGTCCCCGGACGTCTCGCCGTCACCGGTGTCGACGACACGTCGCTCACCGAGATCGTCCACCCGTCGCTGACGTCCGTCAGCCTCGCCTCGCGTCGTCGCGGGCAGCTCGCCGCCGAGCTGCTGATGCGCCGCCTCGAGGATCCGGCACGAGCCCCGCAGGTGCTCAGCGTCCCCCCGCTGCTGCAGGTGCGAGGCTCCAGCACAACCACGGCAGGAATTCGATGA